Proteins encoded by one window of Salvia splendens isolate huo1 chromosome 5, SspV2, whole genome shotgun sequence:
- the LOC121805531 gene encoding probable ADP-ribosylation factor GTPase-activating protein AGD11 isoform X1, whose amino-acid sequence MSVELENDESETETVSVAGSCLYDLLKLETWEDSPRKSQQPSTCARKRLQNILTEAGNDFCADCGTADPKWVSLTIGAFICIKCSGVHRSLGVHITKVLSVKLDEWTDEQVDALIEMGGNNAVNFKYETNIPEDYSKPKPDASAVERADFIRRKYELQQFVNSELPMCCPFPSSTPATHSRSSSCSSQSGAEKNKKQTTTRMQGLGNAFRYSWRREHKTAKKNNSMAGMVEFVGLINVNIVRGTDLAVRDMVSSDPYVILNLGNQSMKTRVIKNNLNPVWNEKLMLSIPEDIPPLKLLVYDKDTFSTDDFMGSAEIDIQPLFSAAKATEYTSISEPMELGNWKASKEENTLVRDGAIILEDGKVKQEIAIRLQNVERGILEIELECMPLTQ is encoded by the exons ATGTCTGTTGAACTAGAGAATGACGAATCTGAAACTGAAACCGTTTCAG TTGCAGGTTCTTGTCTTTATGACCTTCTTAAGTTGGAAACCTGGGAGGACAGCCCGAGGAAATCACAACAACCTTCTACCT GTGCGAGAAAGAGGCTGCAGAATATATTAACTGAAGCTGGCAATGATTTTTGTGCCGATTGTGGAACTGCAGATCCAAAATGGGT ATCTTTGACCATTGGAGCATTCATATGTATAAAGTGCTCTGGTGTACATAGAAGCCTTGGAGTGCATATAACAAAG GTTTTGTCTGTGAAGCTTGATGAGTGGACAGATGAGCAAGTTGATGCCTTAATTGAGATGGGAGGAAACAATGCCGTAAACTTCAAATATGAAACCAACATCCCTGAAGATTACAGCAAACCAAAACCAGATGCATCTGCAGTGGAACGCGCTGATTTCATAAG GAGAAAATACGAGCTTCAACAGTTTGTTAACAGTGAATTGCCGATGTGTTGCCCTTTTCCGTCATCAACTCCAGCAACCCATAGCCGTTCTTCAAGTTGTTCTTCTCAATCAGGAGCCGAGAAGAACAAGAAACAAACCACCACACGTATGCAGGGTCTGGGGAACGCATTTCGTTATAGCTGGAGACGAGAGCACAAGACagcaaaaaaaaacaactcaaTG GCAGGCATGGTTGAATTCGTAGGATTGATTAATGTTAACATCGTCAGAGGCACTGACCTAGCTGTCCGAGATATGGTTTCTAGTGACCCGTATGTCATCCTCAATCTTGGAAATCAA TCTATGAAGACACGAGTCATAAAAAATAACCTCAACCCTGTATGGAATGAAAAACTAATGTTGTCAATCCCAGAAGATATTCCTCCCCTTAAATTG CTAGTATACGACAAGGATACCTTCTCAACAGACGACTTCATGGGAAGCGCGGAGATTGATATTCAACCACTTTTCTCTGCTGCAAAAGCTACAGAGTACACGTCCATTAGTGAGCCGATGGAGCTAGGGAACTGGAAAGCAAGCAAGGAGGAGAACACCCTCGTAAGAGACGGTGCCATCATCTTAGAAGACGGTAAGGTGAAACAGGAAATCGCTATTAGGTTGCAGAACGTTGAGAGGGGAATCTTGGAGATTGAGCTTGAATGCATGCCTCTCACACAATAG
- the LOC121805531 gene encoding probable ADP-ribosylation factor GTPase-activating protein AGD11 isoform X2, translating to MSVELENDESETETVSGSCLYDLLKLETWEDSPRKSQQPSTCARKRLQNILTEAGNDFCADCGTADPKWVSLTIGAFICIKCSGVHRSLGVHITKVLSVKLDEWTDEQVDALIEMGGNNAVNFKYETNIPEDYSKPKPDASAVERADFIRRKYELQQFVNSELPMCCPFPSSTPATHSRSSSCSSQSGAEKNKKQTTTRMQGLGNAFRYSWRREHKTAKKNNSMAGMVEFVGLINVNIVRGTDLAVRDMVSSDPYVILNLGNQSMKTRVIKNNLNPVWNEKLMLSIPEDIPPLKLLVYDKDTFSTDDFMGSAEIDIQPLFSAAKATEYTSISEPMELGNWKASKEENTLVRDGAIILEDGKVKQEIAIRLQNVERGILEIELECMPLTQ from the exons ATGTCTGTTGAACTAGAGAATGACGAATCTGAAACTGAAACCGTTTCAG GTTCTTGTCTTTATGACCTTCTTAAGTTGGAAACCTGGGAGGACAGCCCGAGGAAATCACAACAACCTTCTACCT GTGCGAGAAAGAGGCTGCAGAATATATTAACTGAAGCTGGCAATGATTTTTGTGCCGATTGTGGAACTGCAGATCCAAAATGGGT ATCTTTGACCATTGGAGCATTCATATGTATAAAGTGCTCTGGTGTACATAGAAGCCTTGGAGTGCATATAACAAAG GTTTTGTCTGTGAAGCTTGATGAGTGGACAGATGAGCAAGTTGATGCCTTAATTGAGATGGGAGGAAACAATGCCGTAAACTTCAAATATGAAACCAACATCCCTGAAGATTACAGCAAACCAAAACCAGATGCATCTGCAGTGGAACGCGCTGATTTCATAAG GAGAAAATACGAGCTTCAACAGTTTGTTAACAGTGAATTGCCGATGTGTTGCCCTTTTCCGTCATCAACTCCAGCAACCCATAGCCGTTCTTCAAGTTGTTCTTCTCAATCAGGAGCCGAGAAGAACAAGAAACAAACCACCACACGTATGCAGGGTCTGGGGAACGCATTTCGTTATAGCTGGAGACGAGAGCACAAGACagcaaaaaaaaacaactcaaTG GCAGGCATGGTTGAATTCGTAGGATTGATTAATGTTAACATCGTCAGAGGCACTGACCTAGCTGTCCGAGATATGGTTTCTAGTGACCCGTATGTCATCCTCAATCTTGGAAATCAA TCTATGAAGACACGAGTCATAAAAAATAACCTCAACCCTGTATGGAATGAAAAACTAATGTTGTCAATCCCAGAAGATATTCCTCCCCTTAAATTG CTAGTATACGACAAGGATACCTTCTCAACAGACGACTTCATGGGAAGCGCGGAGATTGATATTCAACCACTTTTCTCTGCTGCAAAAGCTACAGAGTACACGTCCATTAGTGAGCCGATGGAGCTAGGGAACTGGAAAGCAAGCAAGGAGGAGAACACCCTCGTAAGAGACGGTGCCATCATCTTAGAAGACGGTAAGGTGAAACAGGAAATCGCTATTAGGTTGCAGAACGTTGAGAGGGGAATCTTGGAGATTGAGCTTGAATGCATGCCTCTCACACAATAG